In Nasonia vitripennis strain AsymCx chromosome 2, Nvit_psr_1.1, whole genome shotgun sequence, a genomic segment contains:
- the LOC100121490 gene encoding neuropathy target esterase sws isoform X3 → MQKYVVELINRFNDSLGSYAFSRWIEHLIIEYQTSKTLLAVSIGILLSILAISIYVLRKWKTKELLPQVREFVGVGTGRPRFRKRDKVLFYGRKMLRKVKSIGGQVPGTGQGKKRRAVMRFARRLLQLKKDNAPQQLKVLEPPAEYLEEDVGPGDRVPPDALYILQSIRVFGHFEKPVFLKLCKHTEIMNLPAGTPLFRIGDPDENVFIVQQGLVNVYITGSDGSQISLKLVKTGESVTSLLSFTDVLTGHTSTYKTVAARAVEDSVVVKLPMSAFQEVFQDHPDAFVRVIQVIMVRLQRVTFTALHQYLGLSAELVNQGSHKKKHSSVSQMGSPVRSRTRENFNLPVSENATSYPGASDLQQLDISVREFNSASQPVPIMSSRRSKTNLEWKTPNSGSQLSQHTSDIVPDCDSPWPNSATSNQHSSHPGESSDGGVGVGSTGLHSGSASRKQSRIEGFQQPPLDEAQVVQIATEAFVKELGLEDDTLLKEGKVQIREVPAGTYLMKEESHKDVALVFVVSGSLIISQRASEGREAGEDVHMFSAHQGEIVGGLAVLTGEPSFYTIRAKHSSRIALLSKSTFFSIMREKPTVVLHVAKTVVKRLSPFVRQVDFALDWLFLESGRAVYRQGDESDSTFIVLSGRLRSVITYENGKKELVAEYGKGDLVGIVEMVTQTPRSTTVMAVRDSELAKLPEGLFNVIKLRYPIVVTRLINLLGHRLLGTWKQAGPKNGSRDARRAVDARPSQVNFSTVAIVPITDDVPLTAFTYELYHSLCAIGPCLRLTSDVIRKTLGSSIMESMNEYRLTSWLAQQEDQHRISLYQCDSNYTPWTQRCVRQADCILIVGLGDRPPTLGRTEREVERLAMRTQKELVLLHKEQNGQRPANTVQWLNMRSWVSSHHHIQCPKRMFTRKSQYRINELYSKVLMSEPNVHSDFSRLARWLTGTSVGLVLGGGGARGASHVGMLKAIMEAGIPIDMVGGVSIGAFMGALWCMEKNITTTTQKAREWSKKMTQWWRQILDLTYPMTSMFSGKDFNKTIHGTFGDVYIEDLWLPYFTITTDITASCMRTHTHGSLWRYIRASMSLSGYMPPMCDPTDGHLLLDGGYVNNLPGLLWKYIRASMTIAGVFPPICDPIDGHLLVDGCYVNNVPADEMLRQGAHHILAIDVGSQDDTDLTNYGDSLSGWWLLWKRWNPFATPVKVPNLPDIQSRLAYVSCVRQLEEVKNSDYCEYIRPPIDKYKTLQFANFDEIKDVGYNHGKTYFEGQSKAGILPRFNADRENAKALRAKHQQAASQQAPSSYTFTDLAQMVCKVSRGNRYTDIDSDSDGMEEYEADLEEDAQEVGYASEPTAGILDQSPEDARLRRRAGVSLSLSDTEADADLEYRMSGRNTPHQKFFKYGSSNLEM, encoded by the exons ATGCAGAAATAT GTTGTGGAGCTGATAAACAGATTTAATGACAGCCTTGGCTCCTACGCATTTTCAAGATGGATAGAACATCTGATTATAGAGTACCAGACATCAAAGACACTGCTAGCGGTGTCCATTGGTATtctcttatcaattctggccATATCGATTTATGTCCTTCGAAAATGGAAAACCAAGGAGCTCTTGCCACAAGTCAGAGAGTTCGTAGGTGTAGGCACGGGCAGGCCAAGGTTCAGAAAGCGAGACAAAGTCTTGTTCTATGGAAGGAAAATGCTCAGGAAAGTCAAGTCCATAGGTGGCCAAGTACCCGGCACAGGccaaggaaaaaagagaagagccGTCATGAGGTTCGCTAGAAGGCTTTTACAGTTAAAGAAAGATAATGCTCCTCAGCAATTGAAAGTATTAGAACCACCAGCAGAATATTTAGAAGAAGATGTTGGTCCTGGTGACAGAGTTCCACCGGATGCTCTTTACATTTTGCAGAGTATAAGAGTATTTGGTCACTTTGAGAAGCCAGTTTTTCTTAAATTGTGTAAACACACGGAAATCATGAATTTACCGGCAGGAACTCCTTTGTTCAGAATTGGAGATCCAGATGAAAACGTGTTTATTGTTCAACAAGGTTTAGTTAATGTTTATATAACAGGTTCTGATGGATCTCAGATCTCACTTAAGTTAGTGAAAACTGGAGAATCTGTTACTAGTCTTCTAAGTTTTACCGATGTATTAACTGGTCATACAAGCACATACAAAACAGTAGCTGCACGAGCTGTGGAAGATTCTGTTGTTGTAAAATTACCAATGAGCGCCTTCCAAGAA GTATTTCAAGATCATCCTGATGCATTCGTTCGAGTTATTCAAGTTATCATGGTGAGATTGCAACGTGTAACATTTACAGCATTGCATCAATACTTAGGTCTTTCCGCCGAATTAGTTAATCAAGGTTCACATAAGAAAAAGCATAGTTCAGTCTCCCAAATGGGCTCGCCCGTCAGATCGAGAACGCGGGAAAATTTCAACCTACCCGTATCAGAAAATGCTACTTCGTATCCAGGAGCTTCCGATTTACAACAATTGGATATTTCTGTAAGAGAATTTAACAGTGCATCCCAGCCAGTTCCAATAATGTCAAGCCGAAG atcAAAAACGAATTTAGAGTGGAAAACTCCAAACTCGGGTTCGCAATTGAGCCAGCATACTTCCGATATTGTACCGGATTGCGACTCACCCTGGCCAAACTCAGCGACTTCGAATCAACATTCGTCGCATCCTGGTGAATCGTCCGATGGTGGCGTCGGCGTCGGTAGCACTGGCCTACACTCCGGCAGCGCTAGTCGGAAACAATCTAGGATTGAGGGCTTTCAGCAGCCGCCGCTGGACGAGGCGCAAGTCGTCCAGATCGCTACCGAGGCCTTCGTCAAAGAATTAGGCCTGGAGGATGATACTCTGCTGAAAGAAGGCAAGGTTCAGATTCGGGAAGTACCGGCTGGCACCTACCTAATGAAAGAGGAATCTCACAAG gatGTTGCACTGGTTTTCGTCGTGTCGGGGTCGTTGATAATTAGTCAACGAGCCTCCGAAGGTCGCGAGGCAGGCGAAGATGTACATATGTTTAGCGCCCATCAAGGCGAAATTGTAGGCGGATTAGCTGTTTTAACAGGCGAACCATCGTTTTATACAATCAGAGCGAAACACTCGAGTCGCATAGCTTTACTTAGTAAATCCACATTTTTCTCTATAATGCGAGAAAAACCTACTGTTGTATTACACGTTGCAAAGACTGTTGTAAAACGATTGAGTCCATTCGTCAGACAG GTCGATTTTGCACTGGACTGGTTGTTCTTGGAAAGCGGAAGAGCCGTGTATCGTCAAGGCGACGAGTCAGATTCGACGTTCATTGTCCTTAGCGGGCGTCTGCGATCGGTCATTACGTACGAAAATGGAAAAAAGGAGTTAGTCGCCGAATACGGAAAAGGAGATTTAGTTGGAATCGTTGAGATGGTCACGCAGACTCCAAGATCAACGACTGTTATGGCGGTCCGTGACTCAGAACTAGCAAAACTTCCTGAGGGTCTTTTTAACGTCATCAAACTTAGATATCCAATTGTTGTCACAAGACTGATTAATTTACTTGGTCATCGATTACTCGGCACTTGGAAACAAGCAGGCCCTAAAAATGGTTCTCGTGATGCAAG acGAGCTGTGGACGCGCGGCCATCACAAGTTAATTTTTCTACAGTGGCAATTGTTCCGATCACGGATGACGTTCCATTGACGGCATTTACTTACGAACTGTACCATTCTCTGTGTGCCATCGGTCCTTGCTTACGTCTAACGTCTGATGTCATACGAAAA ACTTTGGGCTCTTCGATTATGGAGTCTATGAACGAGTATCGATTGACATCGTGGCTCGCCCAGCAGGAAGACCAGCATAGGATCTCCTTGTACCAGTGTGACTCGAATTACACTCCGTGGACGCAACGATGCGTTCGCCAGGCTGACTGTATCCTGATAGTTGGCCTGGGCGATCGACCGCCGACACTTGGACGAACAGAGCGTGAGGTAGAGCGACTTGCTATGCGTACACAGAAAGAACTCGTCTTGCTGCACAAGGAACAAAACGGTCAGCGACCGGCTAACACCGTACAGTGGCTTAATATGAGGTCATGGGTGTCTAGTCATCATCATATCCAGTGTCCAAAGCGCATGTTTACCAGAAAGTCTCAGTATCGTATT AACGAACTGTACTCGAAAGTACTTATGTCAGAACCGAACGTGCACAGTGACTTCAGTCGGCTAGCACGATGGCTCACGGGTACCTCGGTGGGCTTAGTTTTGGGCGGCGGCGGGGCCCGAGGTGCCTCGCACGTTGGCATGCTCAAGGCTATCATGGAAGCCGGCATCCCGATTGACATGGTTGGCGGCGTCAGTATTGGCGCCTTCATGGGTGCGCTCTGGTGCATGGAGAAGAACATCACCACGACAACGCAGAAAGCTCGAGAATGGTCTAAG AAAATGACACAGTGGTGGAGGCAAATTTTGGATCTTACGTATCCAATGACTTCGATGTTTTCCGGCAAAGATTTCAATAAAACAATCCATGGCACTTTTGGAGACGTGTATATCGAGGACTTGTGGCTTCCCTATTTTACGATAACCACTGATATAACCGCTTCTTGTatgcgcacgcacacacacg GATCGCTTTGGCGGTACATACGTGCTTCGATGTCATTGTCCGGTTATATGCCTCCCATGTGCGACCCAACCGATGGCCACCTTCTCCTCGACGGCGGGTACGTCAATAACCTTCCAG GCTTACTTTGGAAGTATATTCGAGCCAGCATGACGATTGCCGGTGTCTTTCCGCCAATTTGTGATCCTATTGATGGGCATCTTTTGGTCGACGGGTGTTACGTAAATAATGTCCCAG CTGACGAGATGCTGAGACAAGGTGCGCACCACATCCTCGCCATCGACGTTGGGTCGCAGGACGACACCGACCTTACCAACTACGGGGACTCGCTGTCCGGTTGGTGGTTACTCTGGAAGCGCTGGAACCCCTTCGCCACCCCTGTAAAGGTGCCCAATTTGCCGGACATTCAGTCACGGTTAGCCTACGTCAGCTGCGTTCGACAACTCGAGGAAGTCAAGAATTCAGATTACTGCGAATACATCAGGCCGCCCATCGACAAGTACAAGACCCTGCAGTTTGCCAACTTCGACGAGATCAAGGACGTCGGTTATAATCACG gaAAAACTTACTTTGAAGGGCAATCAAAGGCGGGAATCCTGCCGCGCTTCAACGCCGACCGGGAGAACGCTAAGGCACTAAGGGCCAAACACCAACAGGCTGCGAGCCAGCAGGCCCCGTCCTCGTATACGTTCACCGATTTGGCGCAAATGGTTTGCAAAGTGTCCCGCGGCAACCGCTACACAGACATCGACTCGGATTCGGACGGCATGGAAGAGTACGAGGCTGACTTGGAGGAAGACGCACAAGAAGTTGGATACGCTTCAGAACCCACCGCTGGCATTTTGGATCAG AGTCCGGAGGATGCCAGGCTCAGAAGGAGAGCCGGAGTTTCGCTCAGTCTCTCCGACACCGAGGCGGACGCTGATTTAGAATACCGAATGAGTGGCAGAAATACTCCACACCAAAAGTTTTTCAAGTACGGAAGTTCCAATCTTGAAATGTGA
- the LOC100121471 gene encoding cyclin-Y translates to MGNKNSCCAYSSPQLGRKDLSGDGGPRGLEEHLPEGEISINNLQHISEREPEDWDSDPSLHPSAGTIFMERSKQAIENGLTRKKSQYQIADTRPLKKSSSCSTIYLDDSTVSQPNLKNTVKCVALAVYYNIKNRTSNRQIDIFDEKLHPLTRDGVSDDYDRHNPEHKQIYKFVRTLFNAAQLTAECAIITLVYLERLLIYAEIDVTPANWKRIVLGAILLASKVWDDQAVWNVDYCQILKDITVEDMNELERQFLEMLQFNINVPSSVYAKYYFDLRTLAEANELTFPSEPLSKEKAAKLEAMSRVYEDKIMADVLRNGIKKWSSLDNVCIGGPRRSIAILS, encoded by the exons atggGGAACAAGAATAGTTGTTGCGCCTATTCTAGTCCACAGCTTGGACGGAAAGATCTGTCAGGCGATGGAGGTCCCAGGGGACTTGAGGAACACCTACCCGAAGGTGAAATCAGTATCAACAATCTCCAACATATAAGTGAAAGAGAACCTGAGGATTGGGACTCGGATCCATCTCTACATCCAAGTGCTGGCACAATTTTCATGGAGCGCTCTAAACAAGCTATCGAGA ATGGATTAACTAGAAAGAAAAGTCAATACCAAATAGCAGACACCAGACCTCTAAAGAAGAGCAGCAGTTGTAGTACGATATACCTAGATGACAGTACAGTTTCTCAGCCTAATTTAAAGAATACTGTCAAATGTGTAGCTCTAGCTGTTTattataacattaaaaatagAACGTCCAATAGGCAAATTGATATATTTGATGAAAAGTTGCATCCTCTAACT CGTGATGGTGTGTCAGATGATTATGACCGACATAATCCAGAACATAAGCAAATCTACAAATTTGTCAGAACTCTTTTCAATGCTGCACAACTCACGGCTGAATGTGCCATTATAACACTAGTTTATCTTGAACGCCTACTCATATATGCTGAAATAGATGTAACACCAGCCAACTGGAAGCGAATCGTTCTTGGGGCTATTCTATTGGCTTCAAAAGTGTGGGATGATCAAGCTGTGTGGAATGTTGACTACTGTCAGATTTTGAAAGACATCACCGTAGAAGATAT GAATGAATTGGAAAGGCAGTTTTTGGAAATGCTTCAATTTAACATTAATGTTCCTTCGAGCGTTTATGCCAAATACTATTTTGATCTACGCACCCTTGCCGAAGCAAATGAATTGACATTCCCTAGCGAGCCTTTAAGCAAGGAGAAAGCCGCTAAGCTCGAGGCAATGTCCAGAGTATATGAAGACAAAATCATGGCCGACGTTTTACGAAATGGTATTAAAAAATGGTCTAGTTTAGACAATGTGTGCATAGGTGGACCTAGACGCAGTATAGCTATTTTGTCTTAG